In Shewanella sp. MR-4, the genomic stretch CGATGCCCGTGGAACTTTCTCGGCGCATTATTCTGTTGATGTCGTTATTAATGAGATACTTATGCCAGATATTGTCATTGCGTTTTTCGCCTTAGGTTTACTCGCCGGTTTGGTTAAATCCGATCTTAAGGTCCCCCCCGCCATCTACGAAACCCTCTCGATTTTGTTAATGCTGACCTTAGGGCTTAAGGGCGGTATGGCGCTGCACGGCCATACCCAAAACCTAGTGATCACCGAATTGGTTGCCGTTGTCGCCTTAGGCTTACTGATCCCCTTAGTGCTTTACCCTGTGCTGACGCGCTTAGTGCAACTCGGTCGAACCGATGCCATCAGTATCGCCGCCCATTATGGGTCGGTGAGCGCGGGCACCTTTGCCGTGGTTCTCGCCATGGTGGAAAAATCAGGGATGACATTAAGACCAGAAACCACCCTATACCTAGTGCTACTCGAACTGCCCGCGATTGTGGTTATGCTCTGGCTGCACAGATACTTAAGCTCAAAACAGGCGGGGCAAGATGCCGCGCCAACGGCCCATAAATCCAGTGTGTTGCACGAGGCGCTAACCAGCCGTGGCGTCGTGCTACTGGTTGGCGGTGTCGTGATAGGTTGGCTCTATGGCCCGACGGGACTTGCCCCTCTCACACCAGTGCTGCTCGGCGGCTTTAAAACCCTACTGGCACTGTTTTTACTAGAGATGGGCTTAGTCACGGCAAAAGTTTGCTTACCACTGCCACTACAACAATGGCGTCTGTTAGTATTTGCCGCCGTAACGCCGTTTATCTTGGCATGGTGTGGTATCGGAGTCGGTTTGTGGTTGGAATTGCCCGAAGGTAGCATCTTAATACTTGCGGCCTTAAGTGCCAGCGCCTCCTATATTGCAGCGCCTGCCGCTATCCGCGCCGCGATTCCCGAGGCCAATATCGGTTTAGCGATGCTGGCATCGCTGGGGATTACCTTCCCGGTAAACGTGCTAATCGGTTTGCCCCTGTATCAGCACTGGGTGATACAAATTACCGCTTAAACTTCGCCCATAAAAAAGGGAGACGACAGTCTCCCTTTTTAGCTTTTCAATCTGCTTATCACTGAACCAACGCCCAATCCACTAGGGCTTATCCAAGTGGTGTAAGGCTTTGTTTTCATACATAGCCCGGTCGGCGGTATCGAGTAAATCCTCAAGGTTCATATCGGATTCTGGCGACCAATGGGCAACACCGATACTGGTTTCTAACGGGCGTTGCTGCGGACGTTGCTGATTATATTGCTCAAGCAATAACTTAAAACGCTCGATGGCAAAACTGACGGTATCAGGCTGCACAAAACTGAGCAGCACCACAAACTCATCTCCGCCCAATCTGGCTATCACATCGGACTCTCTAAACGCTGCCATTAAAATATGGGCAAAATCATAGAGCACTTGGTCGCCCTTACGATGGCCAAAGCTGTCGTTTACTTCTTTAAAAAAGTCGAGGTCAAAAAACACTAACGCCGCTTTTGCGTTAGTACGTCGACAACTGGCAAGAGATTGATAGGCTAGCAGTTCAAACCCACGCCGATTAGAGATCATGGTGAGCGGATCTAAGGTATTTTGCGCGATAAACAGCAGTTCGGCTTCAACCATTTGCCCCAGATCCGTTAAGGTTTCAATGTCATCGTCGCTAAACTCCCGCGGCTCATTGCCGATTAAACACAGCGTCCCGACCCGATATTCCCCTTGAATGGTAAGAGGATAACCCGCATAAAACCGGATATGCGGAGGCTCGGTAACTAAGGGGTTATCGAAAAAACGGGGATCCTTGAGGGCATCGTTAACGATAAACACGCCATCATGGTTAATAGCATGGGCGCAAAAGGAAATATCCCTTGGAGTTTCAGTCACCTCTAACCCTTGGCGAGACTTAAACCACTGACGATTCGCGTCGACTAGGGTCACCACGCAAATCGGCAGGGCAAAGATCCGCCGCGTTAGCCGAGTGATCCTGTCGAATCTTTCCTCGGCATCGGTATCGAGTACATTCAGCGCCCTCAGGGTGGCTAAACGTTGTAACTCATTCTCAGGAATGGGAGGTAATTGCATAGTACACTCCGCTAATGGCTCTCTAACAAGCTTAGACTAACTGCAAGGCCCACGTTGATTTACTCAAGGATTGCCTGATAAATCACAACCACTCTCTCCGCGTGGGCAGCCACATCATCAAAGGCCAACTTACCGGCTTTTTGTTGCAGGGTGAGACGATGATTTTCATCCCGTAGCCAGCAATAACTCTGAGTCAAATGCTGCGCGCTCATGAGCGGCAAAAGCTCAAGCTCTGCCAGCACACCAAAAATACGCACGTTATCAGACCAAATCGACAATTCGGGATACTCATGTGCGTGAGCAAGCACTAAATATTGGGCGATAAACTCAATATCCGTGATCCCGCCGGGGCTCTGTTTTAAGTCGAATTCACCTTCGCTGACTTTAAGTAAATGGTCACGCATCTTTTGGCGCATCTCACGCACGGCCTTTTTCAGCTCGTCCTTGTCCCTTGATTGCTCAAGCACAGAGGCGCGGATCTGGCTAAATTTAGCCGCTAAACTATTATCGCCAAAAACAAAACGTGAGCGCACTAAGGCTTGATGTTCCCATGTCCAGGCCTCCTGCGCTTGATACTCACCAAAGCGCGCAATCTCACTCACCATTAAGCCCGATGCGCCAGACGGACGCAGGCGCATATCCACTTCATACAACTCACCCGAGGTGGTTCGGGTCGAGAATAAGTGCAAAATACGTTGAGCCAGTTTCAAATAAAAATGACCCACTTCTATCGGTCTATCGCCATTGGTAAGGCTGTTGGCCATATTTTCGGGCGCTTCGTAGAGGAAAACTAAATCCAGATCCGAACCGTAACCCAATTCGATACCGCCTAACTTGCCATAGCCTATGACCGCAAAGCCGGTGTCGTTGCCTTCTTCAAGATAACTGGGCACACCATGACGCACCGCCACTTGTTGCCATGCCTGCATAACCACTTGCTCGATAATGGCTTCGGCCAAGAAGGTTAAGTGGTCACTCACCTGCATCACAGGTAAAACGCCTGTCACATCGGCGGCAGCAATTTTCAGCTGTTGTGACAACTTAAACTGACGCAGCGCCTCCATTTGCTGCTCCATATCATCCTCAGGTACTCGCAGCAGATATTGGCGTAGCTCACTGGGGTAATCATCAAGCGAGGTTGTATCGTACAGATGCGCAGGGTCGATAAGCTCATCGAGCAACATCGGGAATTTAGCAAGCTGCGCCGCAATCCAAGGACTGGCGCAGCACAGGCTCACAAGCTGTTGCCGTGCGCCGGGGTTTTCGCACAGTAACTCAAGATAGGTCGTGCGCGTCAGAATTTGCTCTAGCACCTTTGAGACAGGCTCGAAGGCCGCTGAAGGGCTCGGCTGATTGAGTAACTCGTCCAGCAACCTTGGCATTAATTTATCGAGGGTCTCACGACCACGGGGGCCAATCGAGCGTTTAGTCACGGTGTCACGCCAACTGCTGAGCAGCGGCCAGAGTTTATCGTCGTCAATCTGCTGCTCGGCGAGGAGGTTAATCGCGTGGTCGTCCTGCTGCACATTCCACAGCTGCGCAGTCCAATGCTCGGCTTTCTCCTCCCCTTCTTCACCGCCCACTGTGGCTTTAAAATGGCGATGAATTTTCGCCATCGCCGCCTCGATATGGGTGCGAAGATCGGTTTCGTTGGTCATATCCAGCACTGCGCAAAGTCTTGCCCAATCGAGGGGATTATTTGGCAGTGTCTGGGTTTGCTTATCATCAATCGCCTGTAACAGGTTCTCGACTCGGCGCAGTAATAAGTAGCTGTGTTTTAGCTCATCGACCGCTAAGTATTCGAATTGACCTAGGCTGTAAAGGGTATCCATGGCCCCAAATAGGCTCTGCTGGCGCAGGGCGGGTTCACGACCGCCGCGGATCAGCTGAAAGCTTTGCACCACGAACTCCACCTCACGTATCCCGCCCGCACCGAGTTTAATATTGTCGGTTAACTGACGGCGACGCACTTCTTGGGCAATGAGTTGTTTCATTTTGCGCAGAGATTCAATCGCCGAGAAGTCGATATAACGGCGATAAACAAAGGGGCGCAGCAAGCTGTGTAATTCGTCGGAAAAATGGTTCCAAGGTCCGAGCGAACGGGCTTTAACCATGGCATAGCGTTCCCAATCCCGCCCTTGCTCTTGGTAATAATCCTCAAGGCCACTAAAACTCACCACCAATGGACCACTTTCGCCGTAGGGACGCAGGCGCATGTCGACGCGGAACACAAACCCATCGACAGTAATTTGGTCGAGTAAATTAACTAGCCGCTGCCCCATACGGATGAAAAACTGTTGATTATCGAGGCTTCGGCGCCCCCCCACAGTTTCGCCATGTTCGGGGAAGGTAAAGATAAGGTCGATATCGGAGGAGAAGTTAAGCTCACGCCCACCGAGCTTGCCCATGCCCAAGATAAGCAAAGGCTGCGGGTTGCCCGCCTTATCCATAGGCGTGCCATATTGGGCACACATTTCTTTATAGAGCCAATCCCTTGCACCAATCACCAACGCTTCGGCGAGTGCCGAGAGGTCCAGCAGTGATTCTTCTAAGCTGGCGTAATCTAAAAAATCTCGCCAGGCTAAACGCACCATTTGATAGTTACGGAATCGACGTAATTGACGTTTTGCGAGGTCTTCAGTCGTCGCACTATTTAACTGTTCGTGTAGCTGGGCATCAAAGGTCTGCCGCTCCACTTGCTGTAGATCGCCTGCGAATAAAGTGTTAATCCACTCGGGTGACCGAGTTAACTGCGCTGCGATATAATCGCTTAATCCTAAAACGTTTTTCAGTTCTTGCTGCTGCGCAGGCGTTAAATTTGCCAGACCTTCTGACCATACTTCGGCGAGGCGTGCCCAATGACGATCTGAAGCTTGGGTAATGAGGGGAGACAATGACTTATTACTGTCTTTTTGTACGGCCATAATAATCCCTAACAAATTTAAACGTCGACATATTATGTCGCAAATGATATAGAATGAAGTCACATCAGGTTTGATGCCTTTGCCATGCATCAAGGCAAATTTCCCTCCATGGCAAACTCAACCCAAAAGAAGGTGGCCCCCTCTTTCTTGGCTGTTTAGGGTACTATAACCTGTGAGGCAAACATATTGGGCAAGTAGATTATTATTGTCCGCCCATATTTGAGTTTTATTTCAGCACTTTTGGAGAAAACATGGCAGGAATGCTAATGCGGGTTCTCACGTCGATACTCATTTTGGCCGCGACCTTATCGCTTACGGGTTGTGGCGATGACAGGCCAGAGAAAATTGAGAAGTATCAACAACTCACTCAGCAGCGCCTCTCGACACTCAATACTATGCTTGAGGACGGTCAGGTACGTAACGCTAATCTGCTCAAGCAATATAGCAGTTTGCTCAAACAGCAAAAGCCCGATTTTGCGCCACTCTTGGATGAATTAGCCAAGGATTCCACCGCCGAAGGGCCAATGTATACGTCGCTGAAGCGCCGCTTAGACGATGCCAAAAACTCGGCTAACTTTACCGATCTCGACCAGCAACTCGCCGAGGTTGAGAATCTCTATCAAGCGGCCGATCCCAGCCTGTATAACGACATGCTTTCCGATCCCGTCAACGTGATTGCCGATATGTCGGATGGCAAGCTTGCCCGCGTTAATGCCATCAGTCGTGAAGCGGCAGCCCTTGCCAATAATGCCGAAGATTTTGGCCCTGGTAGCCAATTGGTGGGTAACCCTGCTTACGGCAGCTGGCAGACAGACTCGAGCGGCATGTCTTTCTGGGCTTGGTACGGCATGTATTCGATGTTTTCGAATATTTTCCACCGCCCCATTTATTACGACCGTTGGTCGGGTAACCGTGGCTACAGCTATTACAACGACGTAGGTCGCTATCGCTATACCTCGCCAAAACAAGCACAGGCGCAGGAAAAAACCTTCGAGCAGACCAAAAAACGTTTCGATTCTCAAGGGAAACGCTTCGACAGCCCCTATTCAAAATCGCGCACGGGTGCCACGGCTCTCTCCCGTGAGAGCAGCAGCGCGCCTAAAACCAATACCACAGCGAATAAGTCGAGCGCGCAGTCGGGCAGCAAATTCCGCTCAAATTATTCTAAAGACAGCAGTTTCCGTAATTCCAGCAACCGCACGACCCGCAGTGTGCGCCGAGGCAAGTAAACTAAAGGATCTCCCATGACATTATTTCAGGATTTCGGTATCACACCAGAGCTAGTCACCATACTGGCAATTGACCTCACGATTGCGGTTATCTTATTGACATTAATGCGTTATTTGCAGGGTTGGAGCGTCAGAGTCAATAGCAGTAAAGAGCTGGCTGAACGCGATAACTTTGCCTTTGGGATCAGCACCGCCGGCGCTGTTGCCGCGCTCGGCATAGTGCTGACAGGCGCAATTACTGGCGCTGCTGCCCCCTCCTATTTAACCGAAGCCATTGGCATGAGTGCCTACGGGTTATTTGGTTTAGTGCTGATTAAACTCGGACGTTTTTTACACGACAAAATCGCGCTAAACGAGTTAGATAAGAATCAACAAATCCTTAAAGGCAACGTGTCTGTCGCCATTGTGGATGCGAGTGCTGCCATCGCTACCGCGATTATTATTCGTGCCGTACTGCTGTGGGCCGAGGATTTAACACTCGACACCTTTATTGCCATCTTCAGCGCCTTTGCGATTTCGCAGTTGATGCTAGTGCTGCTCACCCGCCTACGCGAAAAACGCTTCGCGAGTCGTAATCAAGACTCTTCCATGCAGCAAGCTCTCGCCCAAGGCCACACGGCATTAGCCATTCGCCATGCAGGCTTTATGATCGCCATGGCACTTAGCTTTAATGCTGCGAGTCATTTTATCCTGTTCAACCCAACCGCCTATGTGACTAACATCATCGGTTGGTTAGTGTTCTCTATCATCATGTTGGTGGTACTGACACTGCTACTGTTTGTGATCAAAAAGCTGGTGCTGGCACGAATCGATTTGGCGGATGAGGTAGAGAGACAGCACAACATTGGTATCGCTGCTGTAGAAATGGCCATCAGTATTGCTATCGCACTTATTCTCACGGCCCTAATGGCGTAATCCAATGCACGAATCCCAAACAACTGGCTCAGCGACTCAAGCGGTAAAAACGAGTCGCCTAAGCTGGTTCGATGATGTCCTACTATTGGGCATTATGGCCGTACTCGCTGGGTGCGGCCTGATCTACGAATACCTGTTGTCCCACTACGCAGGCCGGATCTTAGGCGCGTTAGAAGCCGCCATTTACACTATGATCGGCCTGATGATCGTCTCCATGGGTCTTGGCGCCTTTGCCGCTCGCAAAATTAAAGATGCCTTTACCGGCTTTGTGGTGCTCGAACTCACGGTCGCGCTCTGTGGCTCGCTGGCGATTTTAATTACCGCTGCCGTGATAGGTTTGGGTCAGCAGCTGCCGATGCTTATCGCCTCCACCTTAGGCTTACCACCGGATCAACTGCCTGAAG encodes the following:
- a CDS encoding sodium-dependent bicarbonate transport family permease, with protein sequence MPDIVIAFFALGLLAGLVKSDLKVPPAIYETLSILLMLTLGLKGGMALHGHTQNLVITELVAVVALGLLIPLVLYPVLTRLVQLGRTDAISIAAHYGSVSAGTFAVVLAMVEKSGMTLRPETTLYLVLLELPAIVVMLWLHRYLSSKQAGQDAAPTAHKSSVLHEALTSRGVVLLVGGVVIGWLYGPTGLAPLTPVLLGGFKTLLALFLLEMGLVTAKVCLPLPLQQWRLLVFAAVTPFILAWCGIGVGLWLELPEGSILILAALSASASYIAAPAAIRAAIPEANIGLAMLASLGITFPVNVLIGLPLYQHWVIQITA
- a CDS encoding sensor domain-containing diguanylate cyclase translates to MQLPPIPENELQRLATLRALNVLDTDAEERFDRITRLTRRIFALPICVVTLVDANRQWFKSRQGLEVTETPRDISFCAHAINHDGVFIVNDALKDPRFFDNPLVTEPPHIRFYAGYPLTIQGEYRVGTLCLIGNEPREFSDDDIETLTDLGQMVEAELLFIAQNTLDPLTMISNRRGFELLAYQSLASCRRTNAKAALVFFDLDFFKEVNDSFGHRKGDQVLYDFAHILMAAFRESDVIARLGGDEFVVLLSFVQPDTVSFAIERFKLLLEQYNQQRPQQRPLETSIGVAHWSPESDMNLEDLLDTADRAMYENKALHHLDKP
- the glnE gene encoding bifunctional [glutamate--ammonia ligase]-adenylyl-L-tyrosine phosphorylase/[glutamate--ammonia-ligase] adenylyltransferase; its protein translation is MAVQKDSNKSLSPLITQASDRHWARLAEVWSEGLANLTPAQQQELKNVLGLSDYIAAQLTRSPEWINTLFAGDLQQVERQTFDAQLHEQLNSATTEDLAKRQLRRFRNYQMVRLAWRDFLDYASLEESLLDLSALAEALVIGARDWLYKEMCAQYGTPMDKAGNPQPLLILGMGKLGGRELNFSSDIDLIFTFPEHGETVGGRRSLDNQQFFIRMGQRLVNLLDQITVDGFVFRVDMRLRPYGESGPLVVSFSGLEDYYQEQGRDWERYAMVKARSLGPWNHFSDELHSLLRPFVYRRYIDFSAIESLRKMKQLIAQEVRRRQLTDNIKLGAGGIREVEFVVQSFQLIRGGREPALRQQSLFGAMDTLYSLGQFEYLAVDELKHSYLLLRRVENLLQAIDDKQTQTLPNNPLDWARLCAVLDMTNETDLRTHIEAAMAKIHRHFKATVGGEEGEEKAEHWTAQLWNVQQDDHAINLLAEQQIDDDKLWPLLSSWRDTVTKRSIGPRGRETLDKLMPRLLDELLNQPSPSAAFEPVSKVLEQILTRTTYLELLCENPGARQQLVSLCCASPWIAAQLAKFPMLLDELIDPAHLYDTTSLDDYPSELRQYLLRVPEDDMEQQMEALRQFKLSQQLKIAAADVTGVLPVMQVSDHLTFLAEAIIEQVVMQAWQQVAVRHGVPSYLEEGNDTGFAVIGYGKLGGIELGYGSDLDLVFLYEAPENMANSLTNGDRPIEVGHFYLKLAQRILHLFSTRTTSGELYEVDMRLRPSGASGLMVSEIARFGEYQAQEAWTWEHQALVRSRFVFGDNSLAAKFSQIRASVLEQSRDKDELKKAVREMRQKMRDHLLKVSEGEFDLKQSPGGITDIEFIAQYLVLAHAHEYPELSIWSDNVRIFGVLAELELLPLMSAQHLTQSYCWLRDENHRLTLQQKAGKLAFDDVAAHAERVVVIYQAILE
- a CDS encoding DUF350 domain-containing protein, encoding MTLFQDFGITPELVTILAIDLTIAVILLTLMRYLQGWSVRVNSSKELAERDNFAFGISTAGAVAALGIVLTGAITGAAAPSYLTEAIGMSAYGLFGLVLIKLGRFLHDKIALNELDKNQQILKGNVSVAIVDASAAIATAIIIRAVLLWAEDLTLDTFIAIFSAFAISQLMLVLLTRLREKRFASRNQDSSMQQALAQGHTALAIRHAGFMIAMALSFNAASHFILFNPTAYVTNIIGWLVFSIIMLVVLTLLLFVIKKLVLARIDLADEVERQHNIGIAAVEMAISIAIALILTALMA